One Trueperaceae bacterium genomic window, GAATATCGCGAAGGTTCTCAGCTACGGTTTTTCCAGTTACTGTGAGACACTCACCGTTTAGCAAGCCTGAGTCGAGAAGCATTTTCATCACTAATGGAATGCCGCCGACTCGGTGTAGGTCTGTTGCGACATAACGTCCAGATGGTTTAAGGTCGGCAAAGTGCGGCGTGTCAAGGCGTATGCGTTCGAAGTCATCTAAGGAAAGCGGTATGTGTGCTGCGTGAGCAGCGGCTAGTAGGTGCAATACGGCATTTGTGGAGCCGCCGACAGCCATGACTACCCTTATTGCATTTTCAAAAGATTCACTAGTCATAATGTCCCGGGTAGTAATGTCATCGTGAATCAGACGAATTAGTGCTTGGCCACTTAGTTCTGCTGAAATACGTTTTTCCTCATCTACGGCAGCCATTGTTGACGAGTATGGGAGGCTTAATCCCATTGCTTCGAAGGCAGATGACATTGTATTAGCTGTGTACATTCCCCCGCATGATCCTGCCCCTGGGCAAGCGTTATTCTCTATAGCTTTGAAGGTATCGAGTGAAATTCGGCCAGCACTATATTCCCCAACGGCCTCGAATGTACTGACGATAGTCAGGTCTTGACCGTCATGTTTACCCGGTTTTATGGTACCCCCGTAAACGAATACTGATGGGATATCTAGCCTAGCCATTGCAATCATGCAGCCTGGCATGTTCTTGTCGCATCCGCCAATTGCCAATAAGCCATCCATACTCTGGCCACGACAAACGGTTTCGATCGAGTCAGCGATTACGTCTCGAGATACGAGGCTACATTTCATGCCCTCAGTGCCCATGCTAATTCCATCAGAGATAGTTATTGTTCCAAAGGTTTGGGGCATTCCGCCTGCATTCTTGAGGGCTAATTCGGTAGCCTCTGCAAGACCACCGAGGCCAGAGTTGCATGGGGTTATGGTGCTGTGGCCATTAGCCACGCCAATTATCGGTTTGGTGAAATCACTATCTGTAAAACCTACAGCTCGAAGCATCGAACGATTAGGCGCTCTGTGATCCCCCTCAGTAACAACGGCGCTACGCCGATTGAGCTTTTTCGCATTGTGCGAGATTTTCTGAGCCATTTAATCCTCCACGTTTTATGTGAGCATTCTACCCGATACTCTTCCTGCCTCGTCCCTTAATGTTCCTGAGACCTTATGGTTAAAGTCATTTTTGATTAAATTGCGAATCTGGAAATCTGTAACCAGGTCAGGCGAGTATCGGGCTAGTAGGTCCAAATTTATATTTTCAATTGTGTGTTTTGCATAAGGTTAAGCAAGGAACGAATTGAGTCGTAATAACGCTTTGTCTAGGATAGTATCGTTCTTGCAAAAGGCAAACCGAACAAAAGCATCTCCGAGTTGAGCGTGTGCTTTGGAGTAAAAGGCGCTAGCTGGGATAGCTCCCACCCCAATACGTTCAGGCATTTCGTGACAAACCCGCAAGGAATTACCGTGGTTAAGTTCGCTGATGTTAGCCATGACATAATAGCTACCATCCGGTACTAGTGGTTGGAAGGGTGTTTGTTGGAGACCTTTAATAAAGCGATCACGTTTCGCCAGATAAAAAGACCGGAGTTCAGAAAAGTAGTTGTTTTTGGTAGCGTATCGAATCATTTCTGATGCCGCGATTTGCAGGGGTGTAGCTACCGTAAAAGGTATCCATTGATGGGCTAAACGTAGGGCCTGAATCATCCATTCCGGCCCTATAGCCCAACCGATTTTCCAACCCGTGACTGAGAAAGTTTTTCCTAAGCTAGATATTGACAGGGTACGTTCCCAAGATCCCGGTCGAGTTGCTACATGCATGTGCGGCTTGTAAGCTATGTGTTCGTATACTTGATCGGTCACGATGTTGAAATCGAAGTGATCAGCCATCTCTACGATGGCATCGATCTCCTCTCCGCTAAAAATTTTCCCCGTTGGGTTGTGTGGGCTATTTAAAACCAATAAACGGGTGCGATTATTACAGGCCTTACGGAGTTTTGTTAGGTCTAAGTACCACTCTCCATCGGTAGTTGGTTGAAGTGGCACGTAGATGGGTTTTCCACCAGCCATGATCACGTCAGCCGGATATGCATCGTAAAACGGTTCGATTACGATTACTTCGTCACCAGGGTTAACAAGAGCTTGGGTGATAGCGAAAAGAGCCTCAGTCGCACCAACAGTTACTTGAACATTTCTGATTGGGTCAAGCTGTCTGCCGATAAAGTCGCCGTACATTAAGGCTAGCTCATCGTTTAAAACTGCTTCTCCTGGTACTGGGGAGTATTGATGCGGTCCGGTGGCCGCACCTTGGAAAGCGTCAATTGCAAATGCAGGGGGGTTAAAATCAGGGAAGCCTTGGCCAAGATTAATAGCTTTGTGTTCGAGGGCCAATCTTGTAAAGGTAGTAAAAACGGTTTCGTCAAGAGATTGTATTCGCTGGCTTCTTGAGTCAGTAAATTGTCGTGGCAAAGTAACAACACCTACTGGTTCAGAGGTATTTGGTTTCGAAGGGCCTCGATTATTGCCTGGGTCATATCGGTTGTGGTTAGGTTGCCACCAAGGTCCTTTGTAGAACCTTTAGCTAGGGCAATTTGCACTGCGTTGTCAATCGCCTCGGCGGCTCCAGCCTGGCCACACCCGTAGCGAAGCATCATGGATACTGAAAGTATAGTTCCTACAGGGTTAGCGATTCCGGCGCCAGCAATATCCGGGGCGCTTCCATGGACTGGTTCGAAAAGGCCTATGTCCCCTCCTAGGCTAGCAGAAGGTAGGACCCCAATAGAACCTGGAATTACGGCTGCCAGGTCGGATAATATGTCGCCAAAAATATTGCCCGTTACTACAACGTCGAATTCTTTAGGAACCTGGACTATCTGCATAGCCGCGTTGTCTACATAAAGGTGCTCTAGGGTTATTTGGGGGAACTCACTCGCATGGACTCCTACGACAACGTCTCGCCAAAATTGTGACACGTCGAGGACATTAGCCTTGTCAACGTTAGTAACTTTGCCTGATCGCTGGATTGCACTTTCAAATGCAATACGAGCGATGCGTTCTACCTCATGTCGGTCATAAACCATTGTTGCAAGACCTTGGTCTTTTCTATTGTAAGAGGGTTTTCCAAAGTAAATTCCACCGGTTAATTCCCGAAGGATCAGCATGTCTGTTCCGGTAGCAACCTCTTCTCGAAGAGGGGATAGGTGTTCTAGGCCCGCAAAGACAGTGACTGGTCTCAGATTAGCAAATACACCAAGTAAACGACGGAGATTTAAGATGCCGGTTTCTACTCGTAACTCACGTGGCAATTGATTCCATGGGTGATCTCCAACAGGCCCTCCAGAAGAGCCCATAAGAACAGCGTCTGCATTTACAACGGCCGCCCTTGTCTGTTCGGGTAGCGGATCCCCGAAATTTTCCACAGCACCACCACCAAATGGGTAGCTTGTCACGTCGACTTCGAAGTCAAATATTGTGCTAGACACCTCAAGGATTTCAAGGGCAGCGTTTATCACCTCAGGACCAATAAAATCTCCGGGTAGGACAGCTATTTTCTTAGGTTCCATCTCTTATCTCCCTCACGCTATTTTCTTTGTGGTTAGTACCAAAACAATGGCGATGCGACAGGTTTCGGATATTAATCGGTTGAATATTTTGTTTAGTCACTAAGATAAGATAGAGAAGAAGCAGTTTCAGTCACCGCTGGCATTCCTTCTAATAGGTCGGCGATAGGATCCCAGCGCCCAGCCAGGAAAGCAGACTGGGTGCCTTCTGGAAGGTAAACTGAGACAGTCTCCTTATCAAAATTAAGGCTCAGATCTTCGATATTCAAGGTTGCTATGCTTTCTGGCCTATCAGATGTTAGCGTGGCTAGGCGTTGAATGTCTGAAGCAGATGCTTGGAAGCATGGAAGACCTAACGTAGTACTGTTTCCAAAGAAAATCTCAGCGAAACTTACAGCTATTATTGCTCGAATGCCGTATCTATAGATAGCTTGGGGAGCATGTTCACGGGACGAACCACAGCCAAAATTACTACCTCCAAGAAGAATTGTCGATTTGGCGAACCGACGGTCGTTCAGGGGGTGTGTTTTTTCGTTACCATCGGCATCAAATCGTTCGTCCTCGAACAAGTGGTCACCCAGACCATCAAAAGTAACGCATTTTAAAAATCTAGCAGGGATGATGCGATCAGTGTCAGTATCGTCTCCTAAAACTGGTACGCATTGTCCTGCGATGACTCTCAGTGGCTTAAGGCTACTCATTATGCTCCTCCCGTGACATCAAAAACTGACCGCGCGTCACTTATGGTTCCGGTAATTGCGGCAGCAGCTACCATTACCGGACTCATGAGTATGGTTCGACCAGTTGGACTACCTTGACGGCCTTTGAAGTTGCGGTTGGAAGAGCTAGCGCAAAGTTGGTCGCCTATCAGCTTATCTGGGTTCATTGCTAGGCACATTGAGCAGCCTGCCTCCCGCCATTCGAAACCAGCTTCTCGAAAAATTCGATCAATTCCAAGCTCTTCGCAAGCTGCCTTTACAAGTTGAGACCCGGGTACAGCTATAGCTTTTACCCCGGGTTGAACATGATGGCCCTTCAGCAATTGAGCGACCTCTAAAAAATCTGAAAGACGTCCGTTGGTACAACTACCTAAGAAAGCAACATCGACCGGAGTTCCAGCAATTGGAAGCCCAGGCGACAGTTTCATGTGTTCGAGGGCCTCAGCTACGC contains:
- the ilvD gene encoding dihydroxy-acid dehydratase, whose product is MAQKISHNAKKLNRRSAVVTEGDHRAPNRSMLRAVGFTDSDFTKPIIGVANGHSTITPCNSGLGGLAEATELALKNAGGMPQTFGTITISDGISMGTEGMKCSLVSRDVIADSIETVCRGQSMDGLLAIGGCDKNMPGCMIAMARLDIPSVFVYGGTIKPGKHDGQDLTIVSTFEAVGEYSAGRISLDTFKAIENNACPGAGSCGGMYTANTMSSAFEAMGLSLPYSSTMAAVDEEKRISAELSGQALIRLIHDDITTRDIMTSESFENAIRVVMAVGGSTNAVLHLLAAAHAAHIPLSLDDFERIRLDTPHFADLKPSGRYVATDLHRVGGIPLVMKMLLDSGLLNGECLTVTGKTVAENLRDIPSKPPKDQDVVLPIDRPKYTHGHLAILRGNLAPDGAVAKTSGLKYTAITGPARIFNSEEDCMTAILEDQINAGDIIVVRYEGPKGGPGIREMLSPTSAIIGKGLGDSVALITDGRFSGGTYGLVVGHVAPEAYVGGAIGLLEEGDEITIDAKDNRLSVALDENELETRRNQWSQPPARYQRGVLAKYARLVSSADQGAVTD
- a CDS encoding aminotransferase, which gives rise to MPRQFTDSRSQRIQSLDETVFTTFTRLALEHKAINLGQGFPDFNPPAFAIDAFQGAATGPHQYSPVPGEAVLNDELALMYGDFIGRQLDPIRNVQVTVGATEALFAITQALVNPGDEVIVIEPFYDAYPADVIMAGGKPIYVPLQPTTDGEWYLDLTKLRKACNNRTRLLVLNSPHNPTGKIFSGEEIDAIVEMADHFDFNIVTDQVYEHIAYKPHMHVATRPGSWERTLSISSLGKTFSVTGWKIGWAIGPEWMIQALRLAHQWIPFTVATPLQIAASEMIRYATKNNYFSELRSFYLAKRDRFIKGLQQTPFQPLVPDGSYYVMANISELNHGNSLRVCHEMPERIGVGAIPASAFYSKAHAQLGDAFVRFAFCKNDTILDKALLRLNSFLA
- the leuB gene encoding 3-isopropylmalate dehydrogenase, which gives rise to MEPKKIAVLPGDFIGPEVINAALEILEVSSTIFDFEVDVTSYPFGGGAVENFGDPLPEQTRAAVVNADAVLMGSSGGPVGDHPWNQLPRELRVETGILNLRRLLGVFANLRPVTVFAGLEHLSPLREEVATGTDMLILRELTGGIYFGKPSYNRKDQGLATMVYDRHEVERIARIAFESAIQRSGKVTNVDKANVLDVSQFWRDVVVGVHASEFPQITLEHLYVDNAAMQIVQVPKEFDVVVTGNIFGDILSDLAAVIPGSIGVLPSASLGGDIGLFEPVHGSAPDIAGAGIANPVGTILSVSMMLRYGCGQAGAAEAIDNAVQIALAKGSTKDLGGNLTTTDMTQAIIEALRNQIPLNQ
- a CDS encoding isopropylmalate isomerase; its protein translation is MSSLKPLRVIAGQCVPVLGDDTDTDRIIPARFLKCVTFDGLGDHLFEDERFDADGNEKTHPLNDRRFAKSTILLGGSNFGCGSSREHAPQAIYRYGIRAIIAVSFAEIFFGNSTTLGLPCFQASASDIQRLATLTSDRPESIATLNIEDLSLNFDKETVSVYLPEGTQSAFLAGRWDPIADLLEGMPAVTETASSLSYLSD